A single genomic interval of Caldanaerovirga acetigignens harbors:
- the madM gene encoding malonate transporter subunit MadM, which produces MVANIITKLFTSYGLVGAIGIVALIMFIAYSIADAIGQKRMGSAFAIIIGLILAYIAGKYTGGEKGLSDIKLFAGLGLLGGGMLRDYAIISTAYGVKLENLKKAGLVGVISLLVGVAFSFVVGAIVAVALGFKNPVDITTIGAGAVTFIVGPVTGSALGASSEVIALSIAAGVVKSVLTMIITPIIAPVIGLNNPTAAMVYGGLLGTTSGVAGGLAATDPKLVPYGAMTATFYTGLGTLLVPSVGFLIIRAIFG; this is translated from the coding sequence ATGGTTGCTAACATAATCACCAAACTTTTCACGTCTTATGGTTTGGTAGGGGCTATAGGCATAGTAGCGCTTATAATGTTCATCGCATATTCCATAGCAGATGCCATTGGGCAAAAGAGGATGGGTTCAGCATTTGCCATAATAATCGGTCTTATTTTGGCTTATATTGCTGGCAAGTATACTGGAGGGGAAAAAGGTCTATCCGATATAAAGCTTTTTGCAGGCCTTGGACTCTTAGGCGGCGGGATGCTTAGAGACTATGCCATAATCTCTACTGCTTACGGTGTAAAGCTTGAAAACTTAAAAAAAGCGGGACTTGTAGGCGTTATTTCCTTATTGGTTGGTGTTGCCTTCTCATTCGTGGTTGGGGCTATTGTTGCTGTTGCTTTAGGATTTAAAAATCCTGTGGATATAACTACTATAGGAGCGGGAGCAGTGACGTTCATAGTTGGTCCGGTAACGGGGAGTGCCCTTGGAGCAAGTTCTGAAGTAATTGCGCTTTCAATAGCAGCCGGAGTTGTAAAATCAGTGTTAACAATGATCATTACGCCTATAATAGCGCCAGTTATAGGTTTGAATAATCCAACGGCAGCCATGGTATACGGAGGACTTCTTGGAACGACTAGCGGCGTTGCAGGAGGGCTTGCTGCTACTGATCCAAAACTGGTACCTTATGGTGCAATGACGGCTACTTTTTACACGGGTTTAGGAACTCTTCTTGTTCCATCCGTAGGCTTTCTTATAATAAGAGCTATATTTGGTTAA
- the madL gene encoding malonate transporter subunit MadL, with protein MEIYGLGIIAFCMFAGTFIGNLLGELLGVKGDVGGVGIAMLFLVLISNYLEAKGKPFPEKTAKGIEFVSSLYIPIVVAMSSIQNVVAAFSGGAVAFLAGGLATIGSMLLIPLISKIGTTQESKK; from the coding sequence ATGGAGATATATGGACTTGGGATTATTGCCTTTTGCATGTTTGCAGGTACTTTTATAGGAAACCTGCTAGGGGAATTATTGGGAGTCAAAGGAGATGTAGGTGGCGTAGGAATTGCAATGTTATTTCTGGTGCTTATAAGCAACTACCTTGAGGCGAAAGGAAAGCCCTTTCCAGAAAAAACTGCAAAAGGCATAGAGTTTGTGAGTTCACTTTATATTCCAATAGTGGTAGCTATGTCCTCAATCCAAAATGTTGTAGCGGCTTTTTCTGGAGGTGCAGTAGCATTCCTTGCAGGGGGACTTGCGACAATTGGTTCGATGCTCTTGATCCCCCTTATTTCAAAAATCGGGACGACTCAAGAGAGCAAGAAATAA
- a CDS encoding carboxyl transferase domain-containing protein → METMEQKLEELRQRREQIRQGGGEKRIKKQHESGKLTARERIEKLLDEGSFVEIDAFVEHRCIDFDMAQEKAPGEG, encoded by the coding sequence ATGGAAACGATGGAACAAAAACTTGAAGAGCTAAGGCAAAGAAGGGAACAAATAAGGCAAGGCGGCGGAGAAAAGAGGATAAAAAAGCAGCACGAAAGCGGAAAACTTACAGCAAGAGAAAGGATAGAAAAACTGCTCGACGAAGGGAGCTTCGTGGAAATCGACGCCTTTGTAGAACACCGCTGCATAGACTTCGACATGGCCCAAGAAAAAGCCCCCGGCGAAGG